The nucleotide sequence CACGTCGAGCGAGGGGGCGGTCATAGGGTCCATCCCAGGAGGCAGATCAGGAGTGCGGTGAGCGGGAGCGCGGCGGCGTACGCCCACTGGGCGCGGGTCGCGGTGACGTCGTCGACGACCGGGATCGTGCCCGTGTAGCCACGGCTGACCATGGCGAGGTGGACCCGCTCCCCGCGCTCGTACGAGCGGATGAAGAGCGCGCCCGCCGACTTGGCGAGGACGCCCCAGTGGCGGACGCCGCGCGCCTCGAAGCCGCGCGAGCGGCGGGCGACGGACATCCGGCGCATCTCGTCGGTGATGACGTCGCCGTACCGGATCATGAAGGACGCGATCTGGACGAGCAGCGGGGGCAGTTTCAGCCGCTGGAGTCCGAGGATCAGCTCGCGCAGTTCGGTGGTGGCGGCGAGGAGCACGGAGGCGGCGACGCCGAGGGTGCCCTTGGCGAGGACGTTCCAGGCGCCCCAGAGTCCCGGGACGGAGAGCTCGACGCCGAGGAAGCCGGTCCGCTCGCCCGGCACCACGAACGGCATGAGCAGCGCGAACGCCACGAACGGCACCTCGATGAGCAGCCGCTTCAGCAGGAAGCCGGCCGGGACGCGGGCCTTCGCCGCGACGGCCGCGAGGAGTGCGGCGTAGAGGGCGAAGGCCCAGACGGCCTCGCGGGGCGTCGAGACGACGACCACCACGAAGCAGAGGACCGCGGCGAGCTTGGTGTGGGGGGGCAGCTCGTGGACCGGCGAGTGGGCGTGCCGGTAGAGCTTGTGCGCGTGCCCCGCTCCCACGTCAGGCCTCCGCGGCGGCGGACCTGCGACGGCGGACGACCCAGAAGGCTCCCGTGCCGACGGCGAGGGTCGCGCCGACGCCGATGACGCCGGCGAGGCCGCCGGAGAGGCGGGGGGCCTCGATGCCCTTCACGCCGTAGTCGGCGAGCGGGGAGCCGGCGGCGGCGTGGTCCTCGACCTTGCTGTCGATGCCCTTGTCGGCGGCGACCTTCTCCAGGCCGTCGGGGCTGGCGGAGGCGTAGAAGGAGACGAAGCCGGCGAGGACGAGCGCGGTGACGACGCCGCCGATCCAGAGCTTCCGCGGGGACCGGGCGGGCGTGGCGGCGGGCGCCGCGGCCGGGGCGGCGTCGACCAGCTCGCCGCCGACGCGGAGCTTGAGCGGGGCGGTCAGGCCGCGGGCGCCGTACACGAGGTCGGGGCGGACGGCGAGGACCGCGCCGACGGTCAGCATGGTGATGACGGCCTCGCCGATGCCGATGAGGACGTGCACGCCGACCATGGCCGTGAGGACCTTGGGGACGGGGACGTCGGTGGTGCCGCCGATCGCGTAGATGAGGGTGAAGGCGGCGGCCGCGGCCGGTACGGAGACGAGGGCGGCGACGAAGGAGGCCGCGGTCACGGAGGCGCGGGTGCGCGGCAGCAGGAGGACGAGGCCGCGGAAGAGCGCGTAGGCGACGACGACGGTGACGACGCCCATGACGGTGATGTTCACGCCGAGCGCGGTGAGGCCGCCGTCGGCGAAGAGGATGCCCTGCATGAGCAGGACGACGGCGATGCACAGCACCCCGGTCCACGGCCCGACGAGGATCGCCGCGAGCGCCCCGCCGAGGAGGTGTCCGCTGGTCCCGGCGGCGACCGGGAAGTTCAGCATCTGCACGGCGAAGATGAAGGCGGCGACCAGCCCGGCGAGCGGCGCGGTGCGCTCTCCTCCGTGGCCTTCGCCGCCGAGTTCCCGCCGTGCCCCGCGCAGGCTGAGGGCGACGGCGCCGGCGGCGGCGACGCCGGCGACGGCCGATACGGGGGCGTTGATGAATCCGTCAGGTACATGCACGCCCTGAATGATGAGCGCTTCTGCAAAGTACTTGCAAGAGCGCACAGGTCACAGAACAGCGGCGCATGGTTCGTGCGTACGCCGGGAAGGAGTGGGACATTAGTCGATAAGAGGACAAACCTGTGAGGAGCCCCCCGATGGCCGCCGCAGAAGACCCGGAAGTCGAGGACCACGCCAGGGGAAGGATCATCAGCGATGCCCCGCTGTCCCGGCCCGTCCCCGTCGACCTCCGTTACGACCCCGGGTTCTCCCCGGCGACCGTCCGCTTCGTCTTCCCCGGCGACATCGAGTGGTCCTTCCCCCGCGTCCTCCTGGAGACCGGCCTGCGCGCCCCCACCCGCCGCGGCGACATCGGCGTCTGGCCCTGCGGCCGGGTCCAGACCGTCGTCGAACTCCACAAGAACGACGGGGACGTCACGGTCGTCCAGTTCGACACGACCGCGCTGACCCGCTTCCTGAAGCACACGTACGCCGCCGGCGCGTCGATGACGACGAGCTGACGGCGTACGTACCGGGTGACCCGGGGCCCGGCCCCGGGTCACCCGGCGGGCGTCAGACCTTCACGAGGTCCGGCTTCGCCTGCCCGGGCGCGGTCTCGGCGAGACCCTCGCCCTCCACGTCCACGTTCGGCAGGAGCCGGTCCAGCCACTTCGGCAGCCACCAGGCCTTGTGGCCGAGGAGCGCGAGGACGGCCGGGACGATCGCCATCCGGACCACGAAGGCGTCGAAGAGGACCGCGACGGCCAGACCGAAGCCGATCATCTTGATCATCTGGTCCGTCATGCCGATGAAGCCGGAGAAGACCGCGATCATGATCACCGCGGCGGCGGTGACCACCCGGGCGCTGTGCCGGAAGCCGGTCACGATCGCCTCGCCGGGCCGCTCCCCGTGGACGTACGCCTCCCGCATGCGGGTGACGAGGAACACCTCGTAGTCCATCGCGAGACCGAAGACGACACCCACCATGAAGATCGGCATCATCGACATGATCGGGCCGGTCTGCTCCACCCCGAAGAGACTGCCGAGCCAGCCCCACTGGAAGACCGCGACGACGGCGCCGAGGGCCGCGACCACCGAGAGCAGGAAGCCGAGGGCCGCCTTCAGCGGGACGAGGATCGAGCGGAAGACCACGGTCAGGAGCAGGAAGGCCAGGCCGACGACGAGGGCCAGGTACGGCACCAGGGCGTCGTTCATCTTCTGCGAGAAGTCGATGTTCATCGCGGTGGCGCCGGTGACGAGCACGTCGTCGCCGGTGGCGCCGCGGATGTCGTGGACGAGGGTCTCGGTGGCACCGGAGGACGGCCGGTCCTTCGGGACCACCGTGATCATCGCGGCGTCGCCGGCCTTGTTCGGGGTCGCCGGGGTGACGGCGGCCCAGCCTTCGAGGCCCTTGATCGTGGAGACCGTCCGGTCGGCGGTCGCCTTGTCGCCGTCCACGACGACGAGCAGCGGGCCGTTGAAGCCGGGGCCGAAGCCGTCGGACAGCGCGTCGTACGCCCGGCGCTCGGTGGTGGAGGTCGGCTTCACGCCGTCGTCCGGCAGGCCCATCTCCAGGGAGGCGGCGGGCAGCGCGATCGCGCCGAGGCCGAGGACGCCGATGAGCAGCACCATCACGGGGCGGCGGATGACGAAGCGGGCCCAGCGGGTGCCGCCGTTGGGCTTGTCGCTCTTCTTCGCGGTGCCCTTGCGCTGCTTGCGGCCGATGACCTTGTCACCGGCGAAGCCGAGCATCGCGGGGATCAGGGTGAGCGCGATCAGTACGGCGATCACGACCGTGCCGGCGGCGGCGAAGCCCATCTTCGTCAGCATCGGGATGTTGACGACGGCCAGGCCGACCAGGGCGATGACGACGGTGAGCCCGGCGAAGACGACGGCGGAGCCCGCCGTGCCCACCGCGCGGCCGGCGGCGTCCTCCTTCTCGCGGCCCTCGGCCAGCTCCGCGCGGTAGCGGGAGACGATGAAGAGGGCGTAGTCGATGCCGACCGCGAGGCCGATCATCATCGCCAGGGTGGAGGTGGTGGAGCCCAGGTCGAGGACGTTCGCGAGGGCGGTGATCGAGGAGACGCCGATGCCGACGCCGATGATCGCCGTGAGCAGCGGAAGTCCGGCGGCGACGAGCGAGCCGAAGGTCAGGACCAGGACGATGCCGGCGATGACGACGCCGACGATCTCGC is from Streptomyces venezuelae ATCC 10712 and encodes:
- a CDS encoding energy-coupling factor ABC transporter permease; this translates as MHVPDGFINAPVSAVAGVAAAGAVALSLRGARRELGGEGHGGERTAPLAGLVAAFIFAVQMLNFPVAAGTSGHLLGGALAAILVGPWTGVLCIAVVLLMQGILFADGGLTALGVNITVMGVVTVVVAYALFRGLVLLLPRTRASVTAASFVAALVSVPAAAAAFTLIYAIGGTTDVPVPKVLTAMVGVHVLIGIGEAVITMLTVGAVLAVRPDLVYGARGLTAPLKLRVGGELVDAAPAAAPAATPARSPRKLWIGGVVTALVLAGFVSFYASASPDGLEKVAADKGIDSKVEDHAAAGSPLADYGVKGIEAPRLSGGLAGVIGVGATLAVGTGAFWVVRRRRSAAAEA
- the cbiQ gene encoding cobalt ECF transporter T component CbiQ, which produces MGAGHAHKLYRHAHSPVHELPPHTKLAAVLCFVVVVVSTPREAVWAFALYAALLAAVAAKARVPAGFLLKRLLIEVPFVAFALLMPFVVPGERTGFLGVELSVPGLWGAWNVLAKGTLGVAASVLLAATTELRELILGLQRLKLPPLLVQIASFMIRYGDVITDEMRRMSVARRSRGFEARGVRHWGVLAKSAGALFIRSYERGERVHLAMVSRGYTGTIPVVDDVTATRAQWAYAAALPLTALLICLLGWTL
- a CDS encoding MMPL family transporter, producing the protein MATFLYKLGRSAFRRRRLVALLWVALLAVAGIGAATAPAATSSSFSIPGTEAQRAFDLLEERFPGAGADGATARVVFKAPEGQKMTDPAHKAVVEETVAALRSGSDQIVSVSDPYTAQAVSQNGSTAYVSVAYKVNAMELTDATREALTDAGHDAQGKGLTVEVGGDALQTMPETGSGEIVGVVIAGIVLVLTFGSLVAAGLPLLTAIIGVGIGVSSITALANVLDLGSTTSTLAMMIGLAVGIDYALFIVSRYRAELAEGREKEDAAGRAVGTAGSAVVFAGLTVVIALVGLAVVNIPMLTKMGFAAAGTVVIAVLIALTLIPAMLGFAGDKVIGRKQRKGTAKKSDKPNGGTRWARFVIRRPVMVLLIGVLGLGAIALPAASLEMGLPDDGVKPTSTTERRAYDALSDGFGPGFNGPLLVVVDGDKATADRTVSTIKGLEGWAAVTPATPNKAGDAAMITVVPKDRPSSGATETLVHDIRGATGDDVLVTGATAMNIDFSQKMNDALVPYLALVVGLAFLLLTVVFRSILVPLKAALGFLLSVVAALGAVVAVFQWGWLGSLFGVEQTGPIMSMMPIFMVGVVFGLAMDYEVFLVTRMREAYVHGERPGEAIVTGFRHSARVVTAAAVIMIAVFSGFIGMTDQMIKMIGFGLAVAVLFDAFVVRMAIVPAVLALLGHKAWWLPKWLDRLLPNVDVEGEGLAETAPGQAKPDLVKV
- a CDS encoding SsgA family sporulation/cell division regulator; protein product: MAAAEDPEVEDHARGRIISDAPLSRPVPVDLRYDPGFSPATVRFVFPGDIEWSFPRVLLETGLRAPTRRGDIGVWPCGRVQTVVELHKNDGDVTVVQFDTTALTRFLKHTYAAGASMTTS